One window of the Candidatus Poribacteria bacterium genome contains the following:
- a CDS encoding sulfotransferase, producing the protein MFDLSCHLPIIVLGVERSGTSVVAEMVHRWGAYAGAPETLHEADVHAPRGYWEFLPLWDLLAELGDFASGATWWDRDFQQRIEDKAADPVYRTKAIELMSQMDKGRPWFWKDPALSHFLPFWKQIWSDAIYIITVRNPLDTAVSWQKFIMPSNVKVRISFVAMNLLRWQHMMTLILQHTEDAQHRLFLGYEDIMREPCVQAKRLAEFLNSKFESRLSPIQAIVDAVDPRLWHNNCRMPFDQVPEATEAQKSLYSFARQKIENPLEPFDITKYPLSPGYLEFLNIQEALLKACRELETSSIES; encoded by the coding sequence ATGTTTGACCTAAGTTGCCACCTACCAATTATTGTGCTTGGTGTAGAGCGCAGCGGAACCTCTGTCGTTGCTGAGATGGTGCACCGATGGGGTGCGTATGCCGGGGCACCCGAAACGTTGCATGAAGCGGATGTACATGCGCCCAGAGGGTATTGGGAATTCCTGCCGTTATGGGATTTGTTGGCAGAGTTAGGTGATTTCGCTTCCGGGGCAACTTGGTGGGATCGTGACTTCCAACAGCGAATCGAAGATAAAGCCGCTGATCCTGTGTATAGAACGAAAGCTATTGAATTGATGTCTCAAATGGACAAAGGCAGACCTTGGTTTTGGAAGGATCCGGCACTCAGCCATTTTTTACCCTTTTGGAAACAGATTTGGAGCGATGCGATTTATATCATCACCGTTCGCAACCCTCTCGACACCGCAGTGTCGTGGCAGAAGTTCATTATGCCGTCCAATGTGAAAGTTCGTATTTCGTTTGTCGCGATGAATTTGTTGCGTTGGCAGCACATGATGACACTGATACTACAGCACACGGAAGATGCACAGCACCGACTCTTTCTTGGTTATGAAGATATTATGCGTGAACCTTGTGTGCAGGCTAAGAGGCTAGCTGAATTCTTAAACTCAAAGTTTGAGTCCCGACTTTCACCGATTCAGGCGATAGTAGATGCAGTTGATCCCCGACTATGGCATAACAATTGTCGGATGCCGTTTGACCAAGTGCCAGAGGCAACAGAGGCTCAGAAATCACTCTATTCCTTTGCAAGGCAGAAAATCGAAAATCCATTGGAGCCGTTCGATATTACAAAATATCCACTGTCTCCCGGATACCTTGAGTTTCTAAACATTCAAGAGGCTTTGCTGAAAGCCTGTCGAGAACTTGAAACATCTTCGATAGAAAGTTGA
- a CDS encoding GNAT family N-acetyltransferase, with translation MVKIQSHNNANELISISGAYLELNESENNLPIGVAHTLCQEPPCDGPDAPLLLSILDRGRAVGVAIVTPPRRLILSRIDTSVKVAMVHLTRYLREIDMSIPGVVGPAAEAQAFSECWTEGMAGVSSKVAMRMRVFEAKTVADVPLSPGKLRLAGISDHPLMTQWIVAFSEAVGEHVDVDSAKSNVEQYIKNRQLYIWDDGGPVSIAKEFRPTKNGTTINTVYTPPEHRNKGYATSCVWSLTKKLLSDRYSFCNLYTDLSNPTSNSIYAKIGYVPLGDALSFDFAP, from the coding sequence ATGGTCAAAATACAATCTCACAACAACGCAAACGAGCTCATTTCAATTTCAGGTGCCTACTTGGAATTGAATGAAAGTGAAAACAATTTACCGATTGGAGTGGCTCACACACTTTGCCAAGAACCACCCTGTGACGGACCTGATGCACCGCTGCTGTTGAGTATCTTGGATCGAGGTAGAGCGGTGGGCGTGGCAATCGTGACACCACCTAGGAGACTCATCCTGAGCAGAATTGACACAAGCGTCAAGGTAGCTATGGTTCATCTGACACGCTACCTACGTGAAATTGATATGTCAATACCGGGCGTTGTGGGACCGGCAGCCGAAGCCCAAGCCTTTTCTGAGTGTTGGACTGAGGGGATGGCTGGTGTCTCATCCAAAGTGGCTATGCGAATGCGTGTGTTTGAAGCCAAAACGGTGGCTGATGTACCGTTGTCTCCGGGAAAGTTACGCTTGGCAGGTATAAGTGACCATCCACTCATGACGCAATGGATTGTCGCTTTTTCGGAGGCAGTAGGTGAGCATGTGGATGTTGACTCTGCCAAAAGCAACGTCGAGCAGTACATCAAGAATCGGCAACTGTATATTTGGGATGATGGTGGTCCGGTCTCCATCGCTAAGGAGTTCCGACCAACGAAAAATGGTACGACAATCAATACGGTGTACACGCCGCCGGAGCATCGCAATAAAGGATATGCGACCTCATGCGTTTGGTCGTTGACAAAGAAACTGCTTTCAGATCGCTACTCTTTTTGTAACCTATATACTGATTTATCAAATCCAACTTCTAACAGTATCTACGCCAAAATTGGATATGTGCCTTTGGGGGATGCGTTATCATTTGATTTCGCGCCTTAA
- a CDS encoding class I SAM-dependent methyltransferase — LDCYNLDQIDETFDAVYTLNCLLHIPKKDIGQIFSLIATRLNGNGLMYLGLWGGENFEGILEQDTYEPKRFFSFWEPETLLEIVQQSFRLEYYRRLNPREGVTFNSIIARKR; from the coding sequence TTGGATTGCTACAACCTCGATCAAATTGATGAGACCTTTGACGCAGTGTATACGCTGAATTGCCTGCTACACATACCAAAGAAGGATATTGGGCAGATTTTCAGTCTGATCGCGACCCGACTCAACGGAAATGGCTTAATGTATCTTGGACTTTGGGGCGGAGAAAATTTTGAAGGTATTCTAGAACAAGATACATACGAACCGAAGCGATTTTTCTCGTTTTGGGAACCGGAGACGCTCCTTGAAATCGTCCAACAATCATTCAGATTGGAGTACTACCGTAGGTTAAACCCTCGTGAAGGCGTAACCTTCAATTCTATTATCGCCCGTAAACGGTAA
- a CDS encoding ATP-binding cassette domain-containing protein: MPIIAVEHLSKHFKVHKRRTGFWGSLSSTVSRKHDIIKAVDNVNFSLERGELVGYIGANGAGKSTTIKMLTGILVPTSGHIDVMGLTPYRHRKENTRRIGVVFGQRTQLWWDLPVIDSFELLKHIYEIPHNLYKQNLEFFSELLQLRPFLSTPVRRLSLGQRMRCDLTAALLHNPEILYLDEPTIGLDVVAKEQVRQFLKQVNAERQVTVILTTHDLNDVEKVCQRLIIIDSGKIIYDGGIDALKERYGKTRILIVDLAQAYSDIQLEGVDLTRRDGNRIWLAFDRDTISASEVIAQLTGRYEIQDLTISEPEIEEIVRRIYELGVH; this comes from the coding sequence ATGCCAATTATCGCAGTCGAACATCTGAGCAAACATTTCAAAGTCCATAAACGCCGCACCGGGTTTTGGGGAAGTCTCAGCAGCACGGTTTCGCGCAAGCACGATATTATCAAAGCGGTTGATAATGTAAACTTCTCCCTTGAGCGTGGAGAGTTGGTGGGCTACATCGGTGCCAACGGGGCGGGGAAATCGACAACCATCAAGATGCTGACAGGGATTCTTGTGCCAACTTCGGGACATATTGATGTGATGGGGTTGACGCCGTATCGTCACCGAAAGGAAAATACGCGCCGGATCGGTGTGGTGTTTGGACAACGAACCCAACTCTGGTGGGATCTACCCGTTATTGACTCATTTGAATTGCTCAAGCATATCTACGAAATCCCGCATAACCTGTACAAGCAGAACCTCGAATTTTTCAGTGAACTGTTGCAGTTGCGGCCATTTCTGTCTACGCCGGTGCGAAGATTGAGCCTTGGACAGCGGATGCGGTGTGATCTAACCGCTGCACTGTTACATAACCCGGAGATCCTGTACTTAGATGAGCCGACCATCGGCTTGGATGTCGTTGCCAAAGAGCAGGTTCGTCAGTTTCTAAAACAGGTTAACGCGGAACGTCAAGTCACGGTTATCCTGACGACGCATGACCTCAACGATGTCGAGAAGGTTTGCCAGCGATTGATTATCATTGACAGCGGCAAAATCATCTATGACGGTGGGATTGATGCTTTGAAAGAACGTTACGGCAAAACCCGGATACTCATTGTTGATCTCGCACAGGCGTATTCCGATATTCAACTTGAGGGGGTGGATCTGACCCGTCGCGATGGCAATCGTATCTGGCTTGCATTTGATCGCGATACCATTTCCGCTTCTGAGGTCATTGCACAATTGACGGGGCGTTATGAGATTCAAGATTTGACGATATCGGAACCGGAGATTGAGGAGATTGTTCGACGCATCTATGAGTTGGGGGTGCATTAA
- a CDS encoding ABC-2 family transporter protein, giving the protein MMKKYLTFTVKAFQRTLTYRFELWMELFINVLFMLVYVYLWKALYTGRTSVEGYDLNRILTYIVVSQTLLTFTFTLRIARIIEEKVRTGEVVTDLMKPIDFQLMTLATAAGTSSHTALFNMLPKFLLFYGAFGLSLPPSLLTVFLFIMSVVLGYVILFSIEFIIGIFAFWLVEIRGLYAFVIWGLAMLFSGYFLPLEFYPDFLAKVAAVLPFRAIIYFPTAIYTGQLIGESLVTALLIQLTWVAVLVGIGRLAYRAAFRKLVIQGG; this is encoded by the coding sequence ATGATGAAGAAATATCTCACATTTACGGTGAAAGCCTTTCAGCGGACGCTGACATATCGATTTGAGCTATGGATGGAACTGTTTATCAACGTGCTGTTCATGCTGGTCTATGTCTATCTATGGAAGGCGCTATACACAGGACGGACATCGGTGGAAGGGTACGACCTGAATAGGATTCTGACATACATCGTCGTCTCGCAGACCCTATTGACCTTCACGTTTACACTACGGATCGCGCGTATTATCGAAGAGAAGGTACGCACGGGCGAGGTGGTCACCGATTTAATGAAGCCGATCGATTTTCAATTGATGACGCTTGCGACGGCTGCGGGGACTTCAAGCCATACGGCACTATTCAATATGCTCCCAAAATTCTTGCTGTTTTACGGTGCGTTTGGGCTATCGCTACCACCATCGCTTTTGACAGTATTCCTCTTTATCATGAGCGTGGTTTTAGGGTATGTCATTCTGTTCAGTATAGAATTTATAATTGGTATTTTTGCCTTCTGGCTTGTCGAGATCCGTGGTCTCTATGCCTTCGTTATATGGGGGTTGGCTATGTTGTTTTCCGGTTACTTTTTGCCTTTGGAGTTTTATCCTGATTTCCTAGCCAAGGTTGCAGCGGTCTTGCCGTTTCGTGCAATTATCTATTTTCCAACCGCCATTTACACCGGCCAATTAATAGGGGAGAGTCTGGTCACGGCGCTCTTAATACAATTGACTTGGGTAGCTGTGTTGGTGGGGATTGGACGGTTGGCATACCGGGCAGCTTTCCGTAAACTGGTGATTCAGGGCGGATAG
- a CDS encoding ABC-2 family transporter protein, with protein MRRYFKLYFLLAGAYVRSRLQYRLSFGLMCFGIVISEVCLLGLLAALLAKFRTVNGWTWAEVVFLYGLGNLAHSFMRILGSQLDDFDRYIIRGELDGVLIRPVPPLFYILASRIELIHVSRALTSVVIFVVAFHLSGIRWTLDVALFTLTTILSGTLIMFTLMLISATIALWTTKSGKLTDLLISATKEATAFPISIYPLAVRLLLTFVLPVAFVTYYPAQRLLQKGDFLGMPELFQFAAPVVALVMLCVSYLFWCSGLRRYHSTGS; from the coding sequence ATGCGACGCTACTTCAAACTCTACTTTCTTCTCGCTGGAGCGTATGTACGTTCTCGGCTGCAATACCGACTCTCGTTCGGTCTCATGTGTTTCGGTATTGTTATCAGTGAAGTCTGCTTGCTTGGCTTGTTAGCGGCGCTGCTCGCCAAGTTTCGCACTGTTAATGGCTGGACGTGGGCAGAGGTGGTATTTCTGTACGGCTTAGGAAACTTGGCGCATTCATTCATGCGGATACTGGGGAGCCAATTAGACGATTTTGATCGATACATCATTCGCGGGGAGTTGGACGGTGTGTTAATTAGACCTGTGCCACCACTATTCTACATCCTTGCAAGCCGTATAGAATTAATTCACGTTTCGCGGGCGTTGACAAGTGTTGTAATCTTTGTCGTTGCGTTCCATTTGAGCGGGATTCGCTGGACGCTGGACGTCGCGCTGTTCACTCTCACAACGATTTTGAGTGGCACACTGATTATGTTCACACTCATGCTCATTAGTGCGACCATTGCGCTATGGACGACAAAATCGGGCAAATTGACGGATCTGCTCATTAGCGCGACCAAAGAAGCGACGGCTTTTCCAATCTCCATCTATCCGCTTGCCGTACGGCTACTTTTGACGTTTGTTCTCCCCGTCGCTTTCGTGACGTATTATCCCGCGCAACGTCTTCTTCAGAAGGGCGATTTTCTCGGTATGCCTGAACTCTTTCAATTCGCAGCACCGGTCGTCGCGTTGGTGATGCTTTGTGTTAGCTATCTGTTCTGGTGCAGCGGGCTACGACGTTATCACAGCACAGGTTCCTGA